The Lathyrus oleraceus cultivar Zhongwan6 chromosome 5, CAAS_Psat_ZW6_1.0, whole genome shotgun sequence genome includes the window CAGGGCTCATGTCTTTAACAACATGGGCTAAGATATAATTTAGGGCATATTTCGTCCGTATTTTTGTTTTGGACTTTAAGAGCATACCGGGCCATAAGATGTCCTACAATATTATAATAGAGATTTTagatatatattttttaaaataatcacttttttcaatttaaatattaaaatactcaatttttaaaattaattattaaaataacCACTTTTCCATACTAATATGTCAGTTGAACTGACACATCCAATTACCTTTCAAATGACGCGTCATTGAAGCTGGCGCATGCTTGCATTGCCATTGCCCTTAGGCGCCCATGCATCTGACGCATGCATGCCTTGATGCCACATGTATGCGTCGATGCATGTGGCACATGCatctttcatttttttttaaatttcaaattttataattataattaattaaattaaatgcttagattaaaaattatattatattataaagTAAAAATATATAGAATTGACAAGAAATTCAATGATCCGCCCGATTGAAACGCCCGCCTATTCCACATCCAGGTACGTTAGCCTGTCTTCAAGGTCTCCaacgattttcctgaggtgtttggggtctttgtgtgctgacaTGATCCAAcggtggctggtgtgaaggtccgaTGGAAGGTCAACGGTATTTGATAAATTTCTCATCATTTGTCCCCAATAGCCGGGGGATTGTCGCCAACGGCGCTTCCGCAATTGAGTTTGGTgtccatgttgtcgtagttgggtcaTTGTGGTTGGGTGAATTGTGGACGGTATGGTTGCCCGAATTGAGACATTGAATCGTGTTGGAAACGAATCAATGGTTCCTGTGGTGTActaaagtcaaacaatggttgggtgttgtgGCGATGAAATGTTTGGGTGTTCATTAGTGGGGGGCTACGATGGCATGATGCTGAATCTTATGAATCATCTGGGATATAGACTGTTGTGGTGACTgtgtatggttgttggtggttagggtttgattcttggCTTTGAGTTTGGGTATGTGGCATGAATTGGTTGCGAGATTGGGTGTTTGGTggttgggtgtatatggtaggATGATGGTGTGAGGTTGGCCATTGGGTTTGtgtgggttgacattgttcttggatAGAGGtttgttgttgggcgtatgatgacgaagctcgttggcattgatcaatcaaataccttggcttAGACACAAATTGTggcgttgtaaccgacctaaaccatgccatataatgttgagttggtctagcaccatgtatgattgattcgtttaagatgtgttgtcgtcgattcctcaaatgatgacacatctcttttgcaaagcCTCTCCAGTCGAAATAATCCCATTGGTcatcgactctttgttgatgccaatctcccaaacacgtcggaggttctggaatttaTTGTTGCATGTCAAACTGCAGTTTTACACGGccactctggtgcatctccacagtagtgaaccagataattggtgtttttgctgtccaaactgcaacatcatcatggttaacctgatgatcaagacccatATATGACCTCCAGATAAATTGTACAAGAATATGACATGATTAGATAACATGTAATtggataatttttttaaaatcaaatgtAAAGTTGTGTAGTGGTATTACATTGTCTGGTCCAATATGGTCtaatagattgcgatagactactacaacgtgtttcagacacctgttgtagttcatccctttAACTGACCACCTCGATCGAAAagatttgaaaaatattatttacaattAGTTATAATATAAAGTCTACTAAATTAGATGGTAAAattttaaacttactttgttgcaaaggGGGATATGAATGGCTTCTCTTTTACCGGGGtgagtgacgacattcttgaccgATCCCATGTTTGTAGCAAATAGGCGCATGAATAAAACGTGCAAgtatttttttttgtgaatttttacacaacgtactatatagatgggacaaaacagctgaaccccaactatatgttcttaccttatttatgtttcgtaacaacgacaaatacatattatttaccgtattaccagtactttcaggaaataaaaaattaccaaatagaaTATAATATAACACTAAGCTttaattatcttttcatactcggTAGATTCTTCGGTTAATGTTATACTtgcataatattgtttaagatattttaaattaatatcTTGACCCCTAACTTAACCAGAAGTCTCTCCCGTAGTTGTGTCTTCAAAGAAGGGGCACCAAAAAATTCATTGTATATAGAAttatcttggttaactctaccatttacGATCTTACCATCGATACGTAGACCTAACAATATGtagacgtcctcaagtgtgacagtacactcaccgaaaggaaggtgaaatgtgtgggtctcaggtctccatctctctaacaaaacaagaataaatttgtagtcaaccgagtatgagactatgttgagTAGATTACTAAAACCGCATCCTCGAATATATGATTCTATAAAAGGATCGTGTGGTATATATTCATGTACACAACATCGAAATCTCTTTGggtcctaataaaacataagtaagaaataagtaagaagaagtaataaaCAATAGAGACATTTTGTTACgaaataaaaataagaataataataagtgataacatacaaatgtcgcAATATTATCGATTGTTCCTCGATGTTCATCACTCATAGTCAACGCAGGGTATGCATTAatagaaccttctttcaaacactaccgcgaagacaTCAGATTGTCAAATGCATATGAAGTATGGTGGATTGACAATATTCCATTGaagaagtggactagggcatacaACAACGGTCAACGTTAGGGCCATATGACaataaatcttgtggaatcaatgaactttgtcttcaaaggcatcaAAAACCTACCTATAATCGCTTTAGTGCAAGCAACctatttcaggctaggggcgctgtttgagaccaaacgttccaaatggagttcaatgttacaatctgggcagttgttcagtgattcttcaatgaaattcattagagaggaagctgccaaagctaacacacataTGGTCACAATatttgaccgtactaaaggttgaTACAGTGTTGTTGAGTCCATGGATTACAATGAAGGCATGCCGAGGGGACACTAtagagtggaactagatagaggttggtgagactgtggaaagttccaagcctttcgtatgccatgctcccatgtcatagcggcatgttcaaaggttcgacggGATCCATCCTGCTTACTATCTGAcatttacaaagtcataagcctttccaatgtttacaaaattagcttttcAGTGGTAGAAAAAGAGGATTGCTGACCTGCATATCAATGAGACATTCTCTGGCACAATGAAGTAAtgcaaagaaagaaaaagggcCGCCCAAACAACATCCATATTTGAACCGAAATGGATAtggcgaacaaaatggttagattatgtagttcatgtcaCCAGCCCGATCataatcgtactaactgtcccagtgttggaacaagcacaacaagataattttaattgtaaatcttttgctttatattaaaaacaatatttatttcatatgataactttgtgagaaaataccatcacaaacaaaacaacacataCAACATAAAAGCAACCCATAAACAACAACACACCAAACTATAACAAATAAAATACCATTACTAATAAATACAACACATAAATAacataactatgcgattacaacaacataactatgcaattacaaccatcaaaacaattttgaacatagTATACATCATCCTATGAACGTCTCTGTCATTCTTAATATCCACCCAAACagaacttctccattttggttgaacatggactcaagccattgaattcttctaatcctttcaccctctgtaatttctccatctaactaacaattcaacgtccgattaagatGTTCAAACGtttctatattccaaagtcgaatctttatcaGAGTCTGCACTACTGAAAAGATTAAATCGGCATTtatcttgtgaatgtattcagacatggttaaagaaaacaaaattgaaggagattgaaggaAAATGGAAGGAGGGTAAGAAGTTGTGTGTAAAATATATGGGAGATGTGCAGTGTATTTATAGATGAACACACACATGCATGTGCCATTGCGCTATACGCCGCACACACATgacacatgcatgcgccaatgcatgtggcacACACTTACAAGCACACGTGCATGTGCCAGATGCATGGGCAGATAAGGGCAATGACAATGCAAGCACGCGCCAATTTCAATGACACCTCCTTTGAAAGGTATTTAGATGCGTCAGTTctgaaggtagagaaaaataagaaaggggggtttgaattgttttcactgatgataaaaacttttgcaaacaccacacacacgaaaaacaaagaaaataacACAAAAGTTaatcctggttcgcttgaaattcaaagttactccagtccacctgaccaaggtgatttcgccttcaataaggacttaatacaataatctagaaagattatAACAAACGTCTAAGAGTACAATGATATCTTATCCCTCTCAAGTCTATAGACTTtacaagtcacttgaggaaatattcaaCAACTATTTGAGAATTACACGAaagtgtttagtgcttctaggtaagcaatTTGAACACAGTAAGAACAATAAAATTTCACACTAAGAGAAACAACTTGTGTGAAAAGAGTAGAACAagaatttgtgaaatattgacttTGATTTGCAGTGTTCTTGTGTGATTACTTCGTATTTTGTATGATGAGAGATGGGCCTTTATATAATGCTTTGGATATGATACCGTTAGCTGAAGCATTGATGTTGATATCTTGCCAATGATGGGAATTAAATGATATTAAGTTtgttgtcctttccatagcagtttAGGAGAGTATTTATTCTTCTCCAGATAAATACTCATGCCATATATGGAATACTTCTTTGCTAAGTCTTGAAGTTGATATGTTAGGCGTTAATCAGAGTGCGCGAAATCCAGATCTTCTTGTAGAACatgtattcttcagatagttgttAGAAGTGATTTACTTCAGAAGTTCTTGATTAGTCTTCGGTTGGACCTTCTTCAGATGTACGGATTAGTAGAGTAACCATATATGGAATCCTTCATATTTAGAGTATCTGAGTCTTCAAACTTCAGATGCTGTGAACGCCATTGTCTTCAGAGTCAGTGCGACTGCTTTTAAATTTAAGTCAACTGTTCTAGGCTTGTGTGATGTCAGATGTTGTTTTGTCAGATCCATTTCCTGTTAGAGACCTGCATACTTAGAGAAATTTGTTAGGGTACCAAAATGTTTCATCTTTTATTATCATCAAAATTTAGACATAAATTATGGAcacaaaatcttgttctaacaatctccccctttttgatgatgataaaactTCAGACCGttgatgaaacaatgatacttcaTAAAAAATTTAAGTAGTTATCTCAAAGTTAGATGTATAatgactccccctgagataagcAGTCTCCCCCTAAGTCTGATGCTTAAGAAGGTTTAGAGGTTCTTACCAGATCTTCTTATGTTATTTAGCTTGTTTCTAAGATGTTTTGCTTAGATACTTTCTGTAGAACTTTAGACTtcataataattttttttgaatgTACGCAGTGCATTATGAGGCTTAGATATTAATTTCATCAGAGGCTGTTtaattatttctccccctttttgtcagactcaaaaatTACATAGGAAAGCAAGTTAAGGCAAGACAAACTTCATTGATAAGGGAAATCAGTATAGAGAAAAAATACTAAGAAGGAAAACATAGACCGACTAAAACACTTAGAGCAAGATAGCAAAAATATCCTAAGGTGCCTAAGGGTTCAGAGGAGGTGGCATCCTCTGCAGCAGCTGAGTCAGCAGATTCTTAATGTTGGAGTTTACAGAGTCCTGTTGATCCAGTCTGGCTCTCATAATCTGTTGTTCTCTCTGGAGTTCCTCCAGGGTATTTAGTACCAACGGAGCAAGGTCAGAATGAGATGAGTCTCCTTGAGTCAGAGTTGCGTCCTTTGGCTTGGTAGCTTCATCTGCAACAATGTGTGCTGCTTCTTCAGCGTCAGCCTTGGCTTTGGCTTCAACTTCAGCAACAATAACAGCCTCGTCAATGGCCTTTTCTTCTGCTTCTCTTCTCGCTTTCTCTTCCACTTCTCTGTGTGTTTTCTCTTCTACCTCTCTGGCCAAACGAGCCTCGAGCCTCTCCTCAGCTTCTCTAATATAGTCATTTCTGACCTGTTCATagaggcctttcagtttgaaTGCCTCAAATGTCATCAATCTAATAACTCTATTCCAGTAAATCCTCACTTGAAAGGGATTATCACTTAGTTGAGATTTTTCAGAAAGTGATCTGAGCTTTTCCACTAAAGACTCAGCAAATAAAGCAACTGCCTTGAttgggaaaatagcaagtgtactattttgccgATATAGTAATAATATGGATGTTTCCGAAAGATCGATCTCGAGAACAATATATGTGTAAATTGTTACTCAATTGAACAAAACTAAGAATTGAGGTTTTGTAAAAAGTCACTGcaagagaaaataaaataaatctttttCACAAGTTATAATAATATGCCAAGGATGATGTATGAGAATCTCCTAtaatgacccttgagtgtatatATCCTTAATAATGAAAATTGTTTCAATTACCAGATCTTAAGAATGTTCCCCCCTAAGTCCtcagagggaaacctttggtcattcaatctaacctctaagtccttagacaattatgatgaaaccaagcaatTATACTTTTAACAAGAATAAACTGGTAACCATAGGATATCCTTAGTCCTAGTGATATCTAATATGGTTTCATTgtgtaaaaaccttaacaattgcaatcctgTTAATTCTTAACCATAGATAAATCTTGATTTTTCTaataaagaaagcattacgcaAATTACACAGTGAAATTAACAACAAATAACATGTATTAAGGAAATTATAACTTCAGATTCATTACacgatcaattcagggacaccccctggcattgaggggtttagcctctcatattattcaaataagatacaaaaTAAAAACGAGACATTACAAAAGGATGGGAATTCTGTTGATCTTCAATTAcatccgctcttgaaggatctTCGTTCTTCGACGCTTTTGACTGCTTCAATCTTTATCGTCTCCAATTTGTGATAGTGAAAAAAAGTCCCTTCCTCCATATTCAAAAATCCCCTAAATAGTTCCTGATGACTAATTTGATGTAgcaaaagtccaaaatgccctTCGGGATTAGCCGTGCCAAAGTATAGCAAAAACTGGAAAATGAGGTGTCCAAGCCAACAGTGGTTGTGTCAGGCAACACGACATGCCGTGTTGGCTGTCTGGTGAATTAGCCCTGACACGCCCCTCCAGGGAggctgacacgggtcgtgtcagctgacacgggcgcccgtgtcagctccctgttttcttctcctgacacggcccgtgttgggCAACACAGATGGCCGTGTCAGGACTACTATGTTACCAATTTCTTCTTCTGACGGGCCCGAAATGTCCGATTCGCTTGGCTATCCCTCTGGTACTCTTACTTACTCCTGAAACCAGTAAAACTACCACAAAGAGACATAAAATGGAGTAAAATGATGCAAACCAAATATAATCAACAACTTGAAATAACAATGCAAAACATCTAAATTACTAAACAAAATGATAAAATAGGTAAACTAATGTGTTACCGACTCGTGAAAAGGTGTCGAATGAGTGTTAGAAAACAAGTAAAGTTGGAGACTGGTCACAACCCtaaacttatctcattgcttgtcctcaagtgatgctcAAGACACCAGGATGGTCACCCCCAAATTCTGCATCCACAATGCTACTGTGATCTTTCACAATTCCCTGTTCACTTTTTATTCACTGTTTTACTCTTTCCCGACTTTCGACTTCTGCTACACTTTCACATTGACGCATCTTTTAGCCTGTAGCTTTTCACACTATCACCAAATCTCTCGGGATCAAAGTGTTTTCACTCAAGAAAACAGAGCATGTAAAGTCAACTCTTAGGTTTGAAACACATATACCTTCATAACAAGAAACACACAATACAAACTATTCGAGGGCTTTTTGGGTTGTAGCGGGGCTAAGATGTAAGGTGGGGAATCAAAACAAAAAGGGAAATACTAGGGGTTCAAGCTCAGAGTCTGTGTTGCTACCCTCGTAATTGTGTTCCATCTTTTATTAGGGGGTATTCCTATTGGGCACCGTTCATATTGGAATTCATTGGctttttttccttctttttaTTGCTCTTTTGAGCATGCTTTTTGCCAACCTCAATTCTTCTAGATAAGTGCTTCGTCATACTTCTCataatattttttttcatttctcttttttttctttgaGGTTTCGtacttttctcatttttctgCACTTATCTACTTTTTATCGGTGTCCCAAAATTTTGATGAAACCCCAAACTTAGGCTTTTCCACAGATTTGAGGTAAACAACACTTATCTAAGCAATGTGTGGTAGTGTATGGGCTTATGGTTATATATAGTGGTTAactaacaaacaaaaggaaataagGCTCAACTTGGGTGAATGAAGGGTAATAATGGCTGGTTGGCTGGAAAGGCTTgggttaaaataaaaataataatgcCTCAGTGTGTACAAGTGTGTTATGAAATTCCAGTATCTCTTATGCAAACCCAGAGAGACAAAGACATACCTCGAAAGCTCTCAGACAAATGTTTGGCTTTTTGTAATCCTCACCATGTTTGGTATAACTTACAGGCTTCCAAGATACCTCTCAGTGTGATGTAGCTTCGTCTTCGCTTCGGTTATAGAGTACTCCTAAGAAGTCTAGTGACAGAGAGTCGCGTCTGATTGTTCAGGGGTTTCCAAAAGAGCAAGTAGAGGAGTGTGTCTTTCATCCAATTGCTTCAAGCCTCATTATTCATCCGACACGAATGCCCTCTATCTGTAACATATAAAATACCACATAACTAATTATTTTGAACACACATAATAAAATGCTGAAAAATACTAAGAAcaaaaataacaaataataacctccccccccccccccccccccccacacacacacttgaactaaacattgtccgCAATGGTTAATCCAAGATAGAGAGGGACTCACACAGGTTCACTGTGGTGGCGGAAATTGCAACATAAGCTGTTGCATCATCGCGTGCATCTCCTCCATAAGAGTCCCTTGACGGGCATGCTCTAGGTCTTGGTGTGTTTTCTCCGCTCAGAGATCGCCGATTTCTGTTTGCATCCACGACCATTGGTCCGACGTTACATATGACGACTCGACACCTAGG containing:
- the LOC127082240 gene encoding eukaryotic translation initiation factor 4 gamma-like, with amino-acid sequence MTFEAFKLKGLYEQVRNDYIREAEERLEARLAREVEEKTHREVEEKARREAEEKAIDEAVIVAEVEAKAKADAEEAAHIVADEATKPKDATLTQGDSSHSDLAPLVLNTLEELQREQQIMRARLDQQDSVNSNIKNLLTQLLQRMPPPLNP